A part of Chanos chanos chromosome 9, fChaCha1.1, whole genome shotgun sequence genomic DNA contains:
- the b3gnt7l gene encoding UDP-GlcNAc:betaGal beta-1,3-N-acetylglucosaminyltransferase 7, like has translation MDYFFRRKKMLKTLLTLTLVFGTLLMIQKFKVLDDDIKSLNMNMKSNWCGSDCDLYKSRSIKKAVGNFSWPLQGNGSERPTVVKNSPGSWNVDVINCSEDSSVRTKDWFRRLDPRFHQFVLHRHCRYFPMLINHPEKCSGNVDLLVVVKSVIEQHDRREAVRKTWGREQVINEKKIKTLFLLGSPSIGKDAKNLQKLLEYEDRIYGDILQWDFMDTFFNLTLKEVNFLRWFDIYCSHIPFIFKGDDDVFVNTDNLVELIGFKIEEEKVHNLFVGDTIAKAIPIRNRQSKYYIPKELYDKPYPPYVGGGGFLMSSELARKLFVVSEDLELYPIDDVFLGMCLQKLQIAPEMHPGFKTFGIMRRKVSPMNSEPCFFKHLIVIHKLTPQELLRMWYIVQDKNLTCAKKTVV, from the coding sequence ATGGATTATTTCTTCAGACGAAAAAAGATGCTCAAAACCCTGCTTACCTTGACTTTGGTGTTTGGGACATTATTAATGATTCAGAAATTCAAGGTGTTGGACGACGACATAAAATCAttaaacatgaatatgaaaagCAACTGGTGCGGATCAGACTGCGATTTATACAAAAGTAGATCAATCAAGAAAGCTGTTGGAAACTTTTCGTGGCCGTTACAGGGCAATGGCTCCGAGCGTCCAACAGTTGTTAAAAATTCACCGGGGTCGTGGAATGTGGATGTTATAAATTGTTCTGAAGATTCGTCTGTGAGGACAAAGGATTGGTTTCGACGTTTGGACCCAAGATTCCATCAGTTCGTCTTGCACAGACACTGCAGGTATTTCCCTATGTTGATTAATCACCCGGAAAAATGCAGTGGAAACGTGGACCTTCTAGTGGTGGTCAAATCGGTCATTGAGCAACATGATAGGCGAGAGGCTGTGCGCAAAACGTGGGGAAGGGAGCAGGTGATAAacgagaagaaaataaaaactttatTTCTTTTAGGCAGCCCATCGATTGGAAAAGATGCGAAAAATCTACAGAAGTTATTAGAATATGAGGACAGAATATACGGTGACATCTTGCAATGGGACTTCATGGACACATTTTTTAACCTCACCCTGAAAGAGGTTAATTTTCTGAGATGGTTCGACATTTACTGCTCTCACATACCTTTTATCTTCAAGGGGGATGACGATGTGTTTGTCAATACCGACAATTTGGTGGAGTTAATAGGGTTCAAAATTGAGGAGGAGAAGGTTCACAACTTATTTGTTGGGGACACAATTGCAAAAGCCATTCCCATCCGAAACCGTCAGAGTAAGTATTACATTCCCAAAGAGTTGTACGATAAACCGTACCCTCCATATGTGGGTGGCGGTGGATTCCTGATGTCGTCTGAGTTAGCTCGCAAACTGTTCGTGGTCTCCGAGGACCTGGAACTTTATCCAATTGATGATGTATTTCTGGGAATGTGTCTCCAGAAATTACAAATTGCGCCAGAAATGCACCCAGGATTTAAGACTTTTGGAATCATGAGGCGCAAAGTGAGTCCCATGAACAGCGAGCCATGTTTTTTCAAACACCTCATTGTCATCCATAAACTGACTCCACAGGAACTACTGAGAATGTGGTACATAGTACAAGATAAAAACCTCACATGCGCCAAAAAGACTGTAGTTTGA
- the c9h1orf174 gene encoding UPF0688 protein C1orf174 homolog isoform X2, producing the protein MRLKQRSQRRKALRRLAGRLGAEISREKAHQMAGDNEEGKRLPKRPFHVEGEEYSGTCINGTAQRKSERKTCDIGSGKERRGKENSVVKTTVLTHCQANGTAEKMEDRGIQESDGRQDPSIFFDEDSNHIFPVGQFFGNLDLVQDYPRRTSITDPKTRREHRSLHFYAKEESDEEV; encoded by the exons ATGAGGTTAAAACAG CGGTCGCAGAGGAGGAAGGCCTTACGACGCTTGGCTGGAAGATTAGGAGCTGAAATTTCACGCGAAAAAGCACACCAGATGGCTGGCGATAACGAGGAGGGGAAGCGTTTGCCGAAGAGACCGTTTCACGTTGAAGGAGAGGAATATTCAGGCACATGCATAAATGGAACTGCGCAAaggaagagtgaaagaaagacttGTGACATAGGCAGTGGAAAGGAGCGGAGGGGTAAGGAAAACAGTGTAGTGAAAACGACGGTGCTGACACACTGTCAAGCGAACGGCACAGCAGAGAAGATGGAGGACCGAGGTATTCAAGAATCTGATGGGCGCCAGGATCCCAGTATTTTCTTCGATGAGGACAGCAACCACATTTTCCCAGTCGGACAGTTTTTCGGCAACTTGGATCTAGTTCAG GATTATCCTCGTAGAACCTCCATCACAGATCCGAAGACCAGGCGAGAACACAGGAGTCTGCATTTCTATGCCAAAGAGGAAAGCGACGAAGAGGTTTGA
- the c9h1orf174 gene encoding UPF0688 protein C1orf174 homolog isoform X1 yields MRLKQSNNGSRNPKGRCTVALNGLGVKSSSKRSQRRKALRRLAGRLGAEISREKAHQMAGDNEEGKRLPKRPFHVEGEEYSGTCINGTAQRKSERKTCDIGSGKERRGKENSVVKTTVLTHCQANGTAEKMEDRGIQESDGRQDPSIFFDEDSNHIFPVGQFFGNLDLVQDYPRRTSITDPKTRREHRSLHFYAKEESDEEV; encoded by the exons ATGAGGTTAAAACAG AGCAACAACGGAAGTCGCAACCCAAAAGGGAGGTGCACTGTCGCTTTAAATGGGCTCGGTGTGAAAAGTTCAAGCAAG CGGTCGCAGAGGAGGAAGGCCTTACGACGCTTGGCTGGAAGATTAGGAGCTGAAATTTCACGCGAAAAAGCACACCAGATGGCTGGCGATAACGAGGAGGGGAAGCGTTTGCCGAAGAGACCGTTTCACGTTGAAGGAGAGGAATATTCAGGCACATGCATAAATGGAACTGCGCAAaggaagagtgaaagaaagacttGTGACATAGGCAGTGGAAAGGAGCGGAGGGGTAAGGAAAACAGTGTAGTGAAAACGACGGTGCTGACACACTGTCAAGCGAACGGCACAGCAGAGAAGATGGAGGACCGAGGTATTCAAGAATCTGATGGGCGCCAGGATCCCAGTATTTTCTTCGATGAGGACAGCAACCACATTTTCCCAGTCGGACAGTTTTTCGGCAACTTGGATCTAGTTCAG GATTATCCTCGTAGAACCTCCATCACAGATCCGAAGACCAGGCGAGAACACAGGAGTCTGCATTTCTATGCCAAAGAGGAAAGCGACGAAGAGGTTTGA